One Megamonas hypermegale genomic window carries:
- a CDS encoding YczE/YyaS/YitT family protein, which yields MKIIGLRYFFFALGIFINSFGVAFVTKSDLGTSQISSVPYVLSLAFPDYTFGMTTFIFNVLFIIIQIIILRRDFHPIQFLQVFANILFSFFIDVSMNWLAFFQPETFIAKFISLIIGCMILAIGICIEVAPNVIVVPGEGVVRALALAIAIKKPKVKFGTIKIYFDVTLIIIACILSFIFFGELNGIGLGTIVSALIVGRFINLVNHHFKFLRHIRALARLK from the coding sequence ATGAAAATTATAGGTTTACGCTATTTTTTCTTTGCCTTAGGAATTTTTATAAATTCCTTTGGTGTAGCATTTGTTACAAAAAGTGATTTAGGTACATCGCAAATATCATCTGTTCCTTACGTTTTATCGCTAGCTTTTCCCGATTATACTTTTGGTATGACTACATTTATTTTTAACGTTTTATTTATCATTATTCAAATAATTATTTTACGACGTGATTTTCATCCAATCCAATTTTTACAAGTTTTTGCCAATATTTTATTCAGCTTTTTCATTGATGTAAGCATGAATTGGCTTGCTTTTTTTCAACCTGAAACCTTTATCGCAAAATTCATATCACTCATCATTGGTTGTATGATTTTAGCTATTGGTATTTGTATAGAAGTTGCACCAAATGTAATAGTTGTTCCAGGTGAAGGCGTTGTCCGTGCTCTTGCTTTAGCTATTGCTATTAAAAAGCCAAAAGTAAAATTCGGCACTATAAAAATTTATTTTGATGTAACACTCATCATTATTGCTTGTATCTTATCTTTTATTTTCTTTGGCGAATTAAACGGCATTGGACTAGGCACTATCGTTTCTGCATTGATAGTAGGAAGATTTATAAATTTAGTAAACCATCATTTCAAATTTCTTAGACATATCCGTGCCTTAGCT
- a CDS encoding PTS lactose/cellobiose transporter subunit IIA, with the protein MGSVNSTVGTARSCYIEAIQKAKEGKWEEIDELFKAGDEAFNEGHDAHMGLLMKEAEGKSEGVNLLLLHAEDQLMSAEGFKTVALEMIDVYKRLEKLENK; encoded by the coding sequence ATGGGGAGTGTCAATTCCACAGTTGGAACGGCAAGAAGCTGTTATATTGAAGCCATTCAGAAGGCTAAAGAAGGTAAATGGGAAGAAATAGACGAACTTTTTAAAGCCGGCGACGAAGCATTCAATGAAGGTCATGATGCCCATATGGGTCTTTTGATGAAGGAAGCGGAAGGCAAATCGGAAGGAGTAAATCTGCTCTTACTGCATGCAGAAGACCAGCTTATGAGTGCGGAAGGATTTAAAACGGTAGCTTTGGAAATGATTGATGTCTATAAAAGATTGGAAAAACTTGAGAATAAATAA
- a CDS encoding MFS transporter produces MARLIDKGTKDYYRALCMMFFGSLAAFGAEYCLQPVIPILAQDFNLSLTKASLAMSFGTIGMAISMILIASVSKYLERKKVMVLALGISALIILLMSVTEEFTLILLLRFAQGILLAGFPSLAVAYINEEFNPNIIGAAIGVYVAATPLGGLIGRIMISTFTDFASWRIGLMIAGILYLICAIMMWFFLPPSLNKKIEHGKVHIAWREFLGLLKNKKIIMIYCIAFCVMGCFVCTYNFISYVLMNEPYNLSQTVIGFIFILYLVGSISSAVMGTLSDHYGHGIIIIISMVIQIAGIIITAFSPLIVKIIGLAVFTYGFFGVHSNACAWAPQSCNNDKAQVSAMYMLFYYIGASVFGTLGGVFLSDYGWMGIVVFESIILFVGLILSVIIYNMDGKNKLEKVQ; encoded by the coding sequence ATGGCTAGGTTAATTGACAAGGGAACAAAGGACTATTATCGTGCGTTATGTATGATGTTCTTTGGAAGTTTGGCGGCGTTTGGGGCAGAATATTGCTTGCAACCTGTTATTCCAATCTTGGCACAGGATTTTAATTTATCACTTACTAAAGCAAGTTTAGCAATGTCTTTTGGTACAATAGGTATGGCAATATCCATGATTTTAATAGCTAGTGTGTCTAAATATTTGGAACGCAAAAAAGTTATGGTATTAGCTTTAGGTATATCTGCGCTTATTATTTTACTCATGTCAGTTACAGAGGAATTTACATTAATTTTGTTATTGCGTTTTGCTCAAGGAATTTTATTAGCAGGATTTCCTTCTTTAGCTGTTGCTTATATTAATGAGGAATTTAATCCTAATATCATCGGGGCAGCAATCGGTGTATATGTAGCAGCAACACCTTTAGGTGGTTTGATTGGCCGTATTATGATAAGTACTTTTACAGATTTTGCTTCATGGCGTATCGGTTTAATGATTGCTGGGATATTGTATTTAATTTGCGCTATTATGATGTGGTTTTTCTTGCCACCATCTTTAAATAAAAAAATCGAACATGGCAAAGTACATATTGCTTGGCGAGAATTTCTTGGTTTATTAAAAAATAAAAAGATAATAATGATTTATTGCATAGCTTTTTGTGTAATGGGTTGTTTTGTCTGCACATATAATTTTATTTCATATGTGTTAATGAATGAACCATATAATTTAAGTCAAACAGTAATTGGTTTTATATTTATTTTATATCTTGTAGGTTCAATAAGTTCAGCTGTAATGGGAACTTTATCAGACCATTATGGACATGGGATTATAATTATAATTTCTATGGTAATTCAAATTGCAGGTATTATCATAACTGCATTTAGTCCACTTATTGTAAAAATTATCGGTCTTGCTGTATTTACCTATGGATTTTTTGGTGTACATTCCAATGCATGCGCGTGGGCACCTCAAAGCTGTAATAATGATAAAGCACAGGTTTCTGCGATGTACATGCTGTTTTATTACATTGGAGCAAGTGTATTCGGTACATTAGGCGGTGTCTTTTTAAGCGATTATGGCTGGATGGGTATTGTTGTATTTGAAAGTATAATTTTATTTGTAGGTCTTATTTTATCTGTAATAATATACAATATGGATGGCAAAAATAAATTAGAAAAAGTACAATAA
- a CDS encoding 6-phospho-beta-glucosidase: MPFSKDFLWGGAVAAHQLEGGWNEDGKGVSVADVMTVGGYGKPRRITRGVVAGENYPNHEAIDFYHRYKKDVKMFADMGFKAFRTSIAWTRIFPNGDETQPNEAGLKFYDDLFDEMLKYNIEPVITLSHFEMPYNLVVKYGGWKNRKLIDFFVRFAKVCFKRYQHKVKYWMTFNEINNQANIENDFCGFTNSGVVLRKEENPLQVLYQVSHYELVASAKAVKIAHEISPDMKVGCMLAYQPVYPLTCNPDDIILSVQEMHKRNFYGDVHVRGHYPAYALAQWKNKNIQLDITKEDLVALKEGTVDYIGFSYYQTAVVTTDESKIKTDVKEADEKVDNPYLKRNDWGWQIDPVGLRYALMVLSERYEVPLMIVENGIGLHETEADEQSDGMIHDDGRIAYFQAHIEQMKKAVEEDGVDLWGYMPWGCIDLVSAGTGEMEKRYGFIYVDKDNQGNGTLNRKPKKSFYWYKKVIATNGEDLSNN; this comes from the coding sequence ATGCCATTTAGCAAAGATTTTTTATGGGGCGGTGCAGTAGCTGCTCACCAGCTCGAAGGCGGTTGGAATGAGGACGGCAAGGGCGTAAGTGTTGCAGACGTGATGACTGTCGGCGGCTACGGTAAACCGCGCCGCATCACGAGAGGCGTTGTTGCCGGTGAAAATTATCCGAACCATGAAGCAATAGATTTTTATCATAGATATAAAAAAGATGTGAAAATGTTCGCCGATATGGGTTTTAAGGCGTTCCGCACAAGTATCGCATGGACGAGAATTTTTCCGAATGGCGATGAAACACAGCCGAACGAAGCAGGGCTTAAATTCTATGACGATTTGTTTGACGAAATGCTGAAATACAATATTGAGCCGGTCATCACGCTGTCGCATTTTGAAATGCCGTATAATCTTGTCGTTAAATATGGCGGCTGGAAAAACCGTAAATTGATAGATTTCTTTGTCCGTTTTGCTAAAGTATGCTTTAAACGGTATCAGCATAAAGTAAAATACTGGATGACTTTCAATGAAATAAACAATCAGGCGAATATAGAAAATGATTTTTGCGGGTTCACCAATTCGGGCGTGGTATTGCGTAAAGAGGAAAATCCTTTGCAGGTATTGTATCAAGTGTCTCATTATGAACTGGTAGCTAGTGCCAAAGCAGTAAAAATCGCGCATGAAATCAGTCCTGATATGAAAGTCGGCTGTATGTTGGCTTATCAGCCGGTATATCCATTAACTTGTAATCCAGATGATATAATACTTTCCGTACAGGAAATGCACAAACGTAATTTTTACGGTGATGTGCATGTTCGCGGTCATTATCCGGCGTATGCACTGGCGCAGTGGAAAAATAAAAACATTCAGCTCGATATAACGAAAGAGGATTTGGTGGCACTTAAAGAAGGCACAGTCGATTATATCGGTTTTAGCTATTATCAGACGGCGGTTGTAACGACAGACGAAAGCAAGATAAAAACAGATGTAAAAGAAGCTGACGAAAAAGTCGATAATCCATATTTGAAACGCAATGACTGGGGCTGGCAGATTGACCCGGTAGGGCTCAGATATGCACTGATGGTTTTGTCTGAACGGTATGAGGTTCCATTGATGATTGTGGAAAACGGTATCGGGCTGCATGAAACGGAAGCTGACGAACAATCAGACGGCATGATACATGATGATGGACGTATCGCATATTTTCAGGCGCATATCGAACAGATGAAAAAAGCTGTGGAAGAAGACGGCGTCGATTTGTGGGGCTATATGCCGTGGGGCTGTATCGACCTTGTTTCTGCCGGAACGGGTGAAATGGAAAAACGGTACGGCTTCATCTATGTAGATAAAGATAATCAGGGCAACGGTACATTAAACCGCAAGCCGAAAAAATCTTTTTACTGGTATAAAAAAGTAATTGCTACTAATGGTGAAGATTTAAGTAATAACTAA
- a CDS encoding 6-phospho-beta-glucosidase → MPFCEGFLWGGAVAAHQLEGGWNEGGKGVSIADVMTVGGYGKPRRITDGVVAGENYPNHEAIDFYHRYKDDVKLFADMGFKAFRTSIAWTRIFPNGDETEPNEEGLKFYDDLFDELLKYNIEPVITLSHFEMPYNLVTKYGAWRNRKLIDFFVRYAEVCFKRYKDKVKYWMTFNEINNQASIDSPFMGFVNSGIIFKDEPNPWQSLFQAAHYELVASAKAVKIGHAVNPDFKIGCMIGYEPTYPLTCRPEDMVLAMKDMHKRHFFSDVHCRGHYPSYATTEWERRNLDLDITEDDLKILQEGTVDYLAFSYYKTNIVTTDKSKIDKDNKDEFSTGVDNPYLKKTDWGWAIDPKGIRYTLDILSERYELPLMIVENGIGLHETRENEQSDGMIHDDKRIAYFQAHIEQMKKAVEEDGVDLWGYMPWGCIDLVSAGTGEMEKRYGFIYVDKDNQGKGTLNRKPKKSFYWYKKVIASNGEDLSNDED, encoded by the coding sequence ATGCCATTTTGTGAAGGCTTTTTATGGGGCGGCGCAGTGGCGGCGCACCAGCTGGAAGGCGGTTGGAATGAAGGCGGCAAGGGCGTAAGCATCGCCGACGTGATGACGGTTGGCGGCTACGGTAAGCCGCGCCGTATAACGGACGGAGTTGTCGCCGGCGAAAATTATCCTAATCATGAAGCGATTGATTTTTATCATAGATATAAAGATGATGTGAAATTATTTGCCGATATGGGCTTTAAGGCGTTCCGCACGAGTATCGCATGGACGAGAATTTTCCCGAACGGCGATGAAACGGAGCCGAATGAAGAAGGGCTGAAATTCTATGACGATTTGTTTGATGAATTGTTAAAGTATAATATCGAGCCCGTCATTACACTGTCGCATTTTGAAATGCCGTACAATCTCGTTACGAAATACGGCGCATGGCGTAACCGCAAGCTGATAGACTTTTTCGTAAGATATGCGGAAGTCTGCTTCAAGCGGTATAAAGATAAAGTAAAATACTGGATGACATTCAATGAAATCAACAATCAGGCAAGTATAGACAGTCCGTTTATGGGTTTTGTAAATTCGGGCATTATCTTTAAGGATGAACCGAACCCGTGGCAGTCGCTGTTTCAGGCGGCGCATTATGAACTTGTCGCCAGCGCGAAAGCTGTGAAAATCGGACACGCAGTCAACCCGGATTTTAAAATCGGATGTATGATAGGTTATGAACCGACATATCCTCTGACTTGTCGTCCGGAAGATATGGTGCTAGCAATGAAAGACATGCACAAACGCCATTTTTTTAGTGATGTGCACTGTCGCGGCCATTATCCGTCATATGCTACAACTGAATGGGAACGCAGAAATCTGGATTTGGATATCACGGAAGACGATTTGAAAATATTGCAGGAAGGCACAGTAGATTATCTGGCATTCAGCTATTATAAGACGAATATTGTTACTACGGATAAAAGTAAAATAGATAAAGATAATAAAGATGAATTTTCCACCGGTGTAGATAATCCGTATTTGAAAAAGACAGACTGGGGCTGGGCGATTGACCCGAAAGGCATACGATATACACTCGATATTCTGTCGGAAAGATATGAACTGCCGTTGATGATTGTGGAAAATGGTATCGGTCTGCATGAAACGAGAGAAAATGAACAATCTGACGGCATGATACACGATGATAAACGCATAGCATATTTTCAGGCACATATTGAACAAATGAAAAAAGCAGTCGAAGAAGACGGCGTCGATTTATGGGGATATATGCCGTGGGGCTGTATTGACCTTGTTTCCGCCGGAACAGGAGAAATGGAAAAACGGTATGGTTTTATCTATGTCGATAAAGATAATCAAGGTAAAGGAACTCTGAACAGAAAACCGAAAAAATCTTTCTATTGGTATAAAAAAGTTATCGCTTCCAATGGGGAAGATTTGAGTAATGATGAAGATTGA
- a CDS encoding MFS transporter gives MKDFKVGIKEQYAARIIFFVAGFGIATWAPMIPLVKDRLNIGADVLGLLILCMGVSSFLMMPIAGLFAQKFGCKKVLRVMGLLMGVEIVCLSMLPNVWLYGVFLFILGAIGGTLNVNMNIHAVIVEKLSKKRMMSSMHALWSVGCFLGAGLFSLLAKLGLSATQIAIVHCIIIFAVVIYFSQFFLPYKGSGNEKAIAIPKGIVGLFGILAVISFLGEGGMMDWSGIFLNEAKGVDLSLAGVGYAVFSAAMLVGRLIGDKVVQFLGEQKVVIFGGLVASFGYILAIAIDNFFILQIGFILLGLGAANIVPVVYTLLGKQSVMPINSAVTAVTSVGYLGVMFGPALLGFIAHGIGITAVFCILAGLFIIQSFIARYVFKVLN, from the coding sequence TTGAAAGATTTTAAGGTAGGGATAAAAGAACAATATGCAGCGAGAATAATATTTTTTGTTGCTGGTTTTGGCATAGCCACATGGGCACCGATGATACCGCTTGTAAAAGATAGATTAAATATCGGCGCCGATGTTTTAGGATTATTGATACTTTGCATGGGTGTCAGCTCATTTTTAATGATGCCTATTGCCGGTCTTTTTGCACAGAAATTTGGTTGTAAAAAAGTGCTTAGAGTGATGGGTTTACTCATGGGCGTAGAGATAGTATGTTTATCGATGTTACCTAATGTATGGCTTTATGGCGTATTTTTGTTTATTTTGGGAGCTATTGGCGGCACTTTAAACGTAAACATGAACATCCATGCTGTTATAGTTGAAAAATTATCGAAAAAGCGCATGATGTCCAGTATGCACGCTCTTTGGAGTGTTGGTTGCTTTTTGGGCGCTGGTTTGTTTAGTTTATTAGCTAAATTGGGATTATCTGCGACACAGATAGCTATTGTTCACTGTATTATAATTTTTGCAGTTGTGATTTATTTTAGTCAGTTCTTTTTACCGTATAAAGGCAGTGGCAATGAAAAAGCAATTGCAATACCAAAAGGTATTGTAGGTTTATTCGGCATACTTGCAGTCATATCATTCCTCGGTGAAGGTGGTATGATGGACTGGAGTGGTATTTTCTTAAATGAAGCTAAAGGTGTGGATTTATCTTTAGCTGGTGTTGGATATGCTGTTTTTTCAGCGGCAATGCTCGTTGGCAGATTGATTGGCGATAAAGTAGTACAATTTTTAGGTGAACAAAAAGTCGTTATTTTTGGCGGTTTAGTAGCAAGCTTCGGTTATATTTTAGCTATAGCAATTGATAATTTCTTTATCTTGCAAATAGGCTTTATTTTATTGGGATTAGGTGCTGCTAATATCGTGCCTGTAGTGTATACTTTGCTTGGCAAGCAATCAGTAATGCCAATAAATTCCGCTGTTACTGCTGTTACAAGTGTTGGTTATTTAGGTGTAATGTTTGGGCCAGCGCTTTTAGGTTTCATTGCACATGGCATAGGTATTACAGCTGTATTTTGTATTTTAGCAGGTTTATTTATCATACAATCATTTATTGCTCGATATGTATTTAAAGTTTTAAATTAA
- a CDS encoding MurR/RpiR family transcriptional regulator — translation MRLLKTLSEREKFSAVEQNIIKYILDNPKEIVNMSIRELANKTFTSSAAIFRLCQKCGLKGYTEFKIKFISEVNRTSDFENDELEKPIRDLHRPINGKDDVKSVVRRMAFLQIEAIEETKNEINYKQLERVADMMNAAGQIVFFGFDLNYYISQSTVYHLVRTGKPAVVYETVNNQVAKAVMFKKEDIAILISRTGENKNLIRISQVLKRKGAKIILLSASKDTSLDKLCDEFIYIANVIDYLSMGGVIFSVGCRYILDVLFGILFSKNYKSVEKFVGEFETVNGKSVHDPNRLW, via the coding sequence ATGAGATTGCTGAAAACTTTGTCGGAAAGAGAAAAATTTTCGGCAGTAGAGCAAAATATCATAAAATATATTTTGGATAATCCCAAAGAAATTGTTAATATGTCGATACGAGAGCTTGCCAATAAGACATTTACATCGTCAGCGGCGATTTTTCGTCTTTGCCAAAAATGCGGGTTGAAAGGATATACGGAATTTAAGATAAAATTCATCAGTGAGGTGAACAGAACTTCCGATTTTGAAAATGATGAACTGGAAAAGCCGATTAGGGATTTACACAGACCGATTAACGGCAAGGACGATGTAAAATCAGTGGTGCGGAGAATGGCTTTTTTGCAGATTGAAGCAATAGAGGAAACAAAGAATGAAATAAATTATAAACAGCTTGAAAGAGTAGCCGATATGATGAATGCGGCTGGTCAGATAGTGTTTTTTGGATTTGACCTAAATTATTATATATCGCAGTCCACCGTTTATCATCTGGTGCGGACGGGAAAGCCGGCAGTCGTATATGAAACAGTAAATAATCAGGTAGCAAAGGCGGTCATGTTCAAAAAGGAAGATATAGCTATTTTAATTAGTCGAACAGGAGAAAATAAAAATTTAATACGGATATCGCAGGTATTGAAACGAAAGGGGGCAAAAATTATTCTGCTTTCGGCAAGCAAGGATACATCACTGGACAAACTCTGTGATGAATTTATCTATATCGCCAATGTTATAGATTATCTGAGTATGGGAGGCGTTATTTTCAGTGTCGGCTGCCGGTATATTCTTGACGTATTGTTCGGTATACTGTTCAGCAAAAATTATAAGAGTGTGGAAAAATTTGTAGGTGAATTTGAAACCGTCAATGGAAAAAGTGTACATGACCCCAATCGTTTATGGTGA
- a CDS encoding MarR family winged helix-turn-helix transcriptional regulator, with protein MLNNELHFLLLKAFNHSNNLIIQQVYDLDLLPGQPKILEYLLEHDGTIAKNISRDHVLDKSTITSLLTRMEKQNLIVRKNQINDKRAYSIYLTEKGKESAQKVKQICGHVDDIAFKNISSEDKQQFLQTLNIIIKNLREENFQ; from the coding sequence ATGCTAAATAATGAATTACATTTTCTTTTACTTAAAGCATTCAACCATAGCAATAATCTCATCATCCAACAAGTATACGATTTAGATTTACTACCTGGTCAACCTAAAATTTTAGAATATCTATTAGAACATGATGGAACTATTGCCAAAAATATAAGCCGTGACCATGTACTAGATAAATCCACTATTACCAGTTTACTAACTCGCATGGAAAAACAAAATTTAATTGTACGTAAAAATCAAATCAATGATAAACGTGCTTATTCCATATATTTAACTGAAAAGGGAAAAGAAAGCGCTCAAAAAGTCAAACAAATTTGTGGTCATGTCGATGATATAGCTTTTAAAAATATATCATCAGAAGATAAACAACAATTTTTACAAACTTTAAATATCATTATAAAAAACTTAAGAGAGGAAAATTTTCAATGA